In Pantoea cypripedii, the following proteins share a genomic window:
- the endA gene encoding deoxyribonuclease I, which produces MSRKIIIALTLLVAPLSAYSLNLNNYHQNNFQQAKEYAAYINADAPGSFYCGCKINWHGKKGVPDLSSCGYSVRKSANRADRIEWEHVMPAWEFGHQRQCWQNGGRKNCSKDADYRRIESDLHNLQPAIGEVNGDRGNFQYSQWNGGDQPYGQCSMKIDFKQKLAQPPERARGAIARTYFYMRDQYHLSLSRQQTQLFTAWDKQYPVTPWECERDNRIAKVQGNHNPYVLQACQR; this is translated from the coding sequence ATGTCTCGCAAAATTATTATCGCCCTGACCTTGTTAGTCGCGCCGCTTAGCGCGTATAGCCTTAACCTCAACAATTATCATCAGAACAACTTCCAGCAAGCCAAAGAATACGCGGCCTATATCAATGCCGATGCTCCCGGCAGTTTCTACTGCGGCTGTAAAATTAACTGGCACGGCAAAAAAGGCGTACCGGATCTGAGTAGCTGCGGTTACAGCGTGCGTAAAAGTGCCAATCGTGCAGACCGCATTGAATGGGAACATGTGATGCCAGCGTGGGAGTTCGGTCATCAGCGTCAATGCTGGCAGAACGGTGGTCGTAAGAATTGCAGCAAAGATGCCGACTATCGCCGGATTGAAAGCGATCTGCACAACCTGCAACCGGCGATTGGCGAAGTGAACGGCGACCGCGGCAACTTTCAGTACAGCCAGTGGAACGGCGGCGATCAGCCTTACGGCCAGTGCAGCATGAAGATTGATTTCAAACAGAAGCTGGCGCAGCCGCCGGAACGCGCCCGTGGCGCGATTGCCCGCACCTACTTCTATATGCGCGATCAATATCACCTGAGTCTGTCACGCCAGCAAACTCAGCTGTTTACCGCCTGGGATAAGCAATATCCGGTGACGCCGTGGGAGTGCGAACGCGATAACCGCATTGCCAAAGTCCAGGGCAATCATAATCCTTATGTGCTTCAGGCTTGCCAGCGCTAA
- a CDS encoding type IV pilus twitching motility protein PilT translates to MDLDKVVALSVKHNAADLHLCSGHLPHWRRQGVLEPIPEQAVLDPAWLETFITQWLDTTQQELLNAEGHVDFAITLAGGVRLRANLFLQRQGLSLALRLIASQVPALASLHLPPVVEQLLQLDEGLILITGATGSGKSTTLAALVDSLNHHQARHILTLEDPIEFVHHSQRSLIQQREVGAHCASFRQGLKAALREDPDVILLGELRDSETIRLALTAAETGHLVLATLHTRGATQAVDRLVDVFPAEEKNLVRSQLAGSLKAVLAQRLVAAKNGGRIGLFEVLVATPAVANLIREGKMHQLPGVLQTGAQAGMQTFAQSEQARRQQGVI, encoded by the coding sequence ATGGATTTGGATAAAGTTGTGGCCCTTAGTGTAAAGCATAACGCCGCCGATCTGCACCTTTGCAGCGGACATTTGCCACACTGGCGGCGGCAGGGCGTACTGGAACCCATCCCCGAACAGGCTGTGCTGGATCCGGCATGGCTGGAAACCTTTATCACCCAGTGGCTGGATACCACGCAGCAGGAGCTGCTTAATGCGGAAGGCCATGTGGATTTCGCCATCACGCTGGCAGGTGGGGTACGGCTGCGCGCTAATTTGTTCCTGCAACGGCAGGGGTTGTCGCTGGCGCTGCGTCTGATTGCCAGCCAGGTTCCCGCGCTTGCCAGCCTGCATTTACCGCCGGTGGTGGAACAGCTGTTGCAGCTGGACGAGGGGTTGATATTAATTACCGGTGCCACCGGCAGCGGTAAATCCACCACTCTGGCGGCGCTGGTGGATAGCCTGAATCATCATCAGGCGCGCCACATTCTCACGCTGGAAGATCCTATCGAGTTTGTCCACCACAGCCAGCGTTCGCTGATTCAACAGCGGGAGGTGGGGGCGCACTGCGCCTCGTTTCGTCAGGGACTGAAAGCGGCGCTGCGTGAAGACCCGGATGTGATTCTGCTGGGGGAGCTGCGCGATAGCGAAACCATTCGGCTGGCATTAACGGCCGCCGAAACCGGCCATCTGGTGCTGGCGACACTGCACACGCGTGGGGCGACCCAGGCGGTGGACCGGCTGGTGGATGTGTTTCCCGCCGAGGAGAAGAACCTGGTACGCAGCCAGCTGGCGGGCAGCCTGAAGGCGGTGCTGGCGCAACGGCTGGTCGCGGCGAAAAACGGCGGGCGGATTGGCTTATTTGAAGTGCTGGTAGCAACCCCGGCAGTGGCTAACCTGATTCGTGAGGGCAAAATGCATCAGCTGCCGGGCGTGCTGCAAACCGGCGCTCAGGCCGGGATGCAAACCTTTGCCCAGAGCGAGCAGGCACGGCGACAGCAGGGGGTAATCTGA
- a CDS encoding sugar porter family MFS transporter gives MPGNTHKSRTSNKAMTLFVCFLAALAGLLFGLDIGVIAGALPFIAKDFNVTAHQQEWIVSSMMFGAAVGAIGSGWMSSQLGRKKSLMAGAILFVIGSLWSSMAPNPEMLIAARVVLGLAVGVASYTAPLYLSEIAPEKIRGSMISLYQLMITIGILAAYLSDTAFSDAGAWRWMLGVITIPAILLLVGVVFLPNSPRWLAAKGNFRDAQRVLDRLRDTSEQAKRELDEIRESLKIKQSGWQLFQSNSNFRRAVFLGVLLQVMQQFTGMNVIMYYAPKIFEIAGFANTTQQMWGTVIVGLVNVLATFIAIGLVDRWGRKPTLVLGFLVMAAGMGILGSMLHIGIHSEGAQYFAVAMLLMFIVGFAMSAGPLIWVLCSEIQPLKGRDFGITVSTATNWIANMIVGATFLTMLNSLGNAPTFWVYAGLNVFFILLTLVLIPETKNVSLEHIERNLLSGKKLREIGQQ, from the coding sequence ATGCCTGGCAATACTCACAAAAGCAGGACCTCAAATAAGGCGATGACCTTGTTTGTCTGCTTTCTCGCGGCGCTGGCCGGCCTGCTGTTCGGTCTCGATATCGGTGTCATCGCGGGTGCCCTGCCCTTTATCGCAAAAGATTTTAACGTCACTGCTCACCAACAGGAGTGGATCGTCAGCTCCATGATGTTTGGTGCGGCAGTCGGTGCCATTGGTAGTGGCTGGATGTCTTCGCAACTGGGTCGTAAAAAGAGCCTGATGGCCGGTGCCATCCTGTTCGTTATCGGCTCGCTGTGGTCATCTATGGCACCTAACCCGGAAATGCTGATTGCCGCCCGTGTGGTTCTCGGTCTGGCGGTGGGTGTAGCGTCTTACACTGCGCCGTTGTATCTGTCTGAAATCGCACCGGAAAAAATCCGTGGCAGCATGATTTCACTGTATCAGCTGATGATCACCATCGGTATTCTGGCGGCGTATCTGTCCGATACCGCGTTCAGTGATGCTGGCGCATGGCGCTGGATGCTGGGTGTGATCACCATTCCGGCGATCCTGCTGCTGGTCGGTGTGGTGTTCCTGCCAAATAGCCCACGCTGGCTGGCGGCAAAAGGCAACTTCCGCGATGCACAGCGCGTACTGGATCGTCTGCGTGACACCAGCGAGCAGGCAAAACGTGAGCTGGATGAAATCCGTGAAAGCCTGAAGATCAAACAGTCAGGCTGGCAGCTGTTCCAGAGCAATAGCAACTTCCGTCGCGCAGTGTTCCTCGGCGTGCTGTTGCAGGTGATGCAGCAGTTCACCGGCATGAACGTCATCATGTACTACGCGCCGAAAATCTTTGAAATCGCTGGCTTTGCCAATACCACGCAGCAAATGTGGGGCACGGTGATTGTCGGTCTGGTGAACGTACTGGCAACCTTTATCGCTATCGGCCTGGTGGATCGCTGGGGTCGTAAACCGACGCTGGTACTGGGCTTCCTGGTGATGGCGGCAGGTATGGGCATCCTCGGTTCCATGTTGCATATCGGTATTCACTCCGAAGGTGCGCAATACTTTGCGGTTGCTATGCTGCTGATGTTTATCGTTGGTTTTGCCATGAGTGCCGGCCCGCTGATTTGGGTACTGTGCTCTGAAATCCAGCCGCTGAAAGGTCGTGACTTTGGTATCACCGTCTCAACCGCCACCAACTGGATTGCCAACATGATTGTCGGCGCAACCTTCCTGACGATGCTGAACTCGCTGGGCAACGCACCGACCTTCTGGGTTTACGCGGGACTGAACGTGTTCTTTATCCTGCTGACGCTGGTGCTGATTCCGGAGACCAAAAACGTCTCCCTGGAGCACATCGAACGCAACCTGCTGTCGGGCAAAAAACTGCGCGAAATCGGTCAGCAGTGA
- a CDS encoding SprT family zinc-dependent metalloprotease, with protein sequence MKTPRLPIAIQQAVMRSLRQFLQLANERLERSYPEPKLIYQQRGTAAGTAWLEKWEIRLNPVLLLENQQAFIDEVVPHELAHLLVWKTFGRVAPHGKEWKWMMENVLGVAARRTHQFEIDSVRSQTFPYRCGCQQHQLTVRRHNRVLRGESEYRCVHCGTLLQPGEFTAS encoded by the coding sequence ATGAAAACACCCCGCCTGCCTATCGCTATCCAACAAGCCGTCATGCGCTCACTGCGCCAGTTCCTGCAACTGGCTAACGAGCGGCTGGAACGCAGCTATCCCGAACCCAAATTGATCTATCAGCAACGCGGCACCGCGGCGGGAACTGCGTGGCTGGAAAAGTGGGAAATTCGCCTCAACCCGGTATTGCTGCTGGAAAATCAGCAGGCGTTTATCGATGAAGTGGTGCCACACGAACTGGCGCATCTGCTGGTATGGAAAACCTTCGGTCGCGTTGCTCCACATGGCAAAGAGTGGAAATGGATGATGGAAAACGTGCTGGGCGTTGCGGCACGTCGCACCCACCAGTTTGAAATCGACTCCGTACGCAGCCAGACGTTCCCCTACCGCTGCGGTTGCCAGCAACATCAGCTAACCGTGCGTCGCCACAATCGTGTGCTGCGCGGCGAAAGTGAATATCGCTGCGTCCATTGCGGTACTTTGCTGCAACCCGGTGAATTTACAGCAAGTTAG
- the metK gene encoding methionine adenosyltransferase: MAKHLFTSESVSEGHPDKIADQISDAVLDAILEQDPKARVACETYVKTGMVLVGGEITTSAWVDIEEITRNTVREIGYVHSDMGFDANSCAVLSAIGKQSPDINQGVDRTDPLEQGAGDQGLMFGYATNETDVLMPAPVTYAHRLVQRQAEVRKNGTLPWLRPDAKSQITFQYDGGKIVGIDAVVLSTQHAEDISQADLREAVMEEIIKPVLPTEWINASTKYHINPTGRFVIGGPMGDCGLTGRKIIVDTYGGMARHGGGAFSGKDPSKVDRSAAYAARYVAKNIVAAGLADRCEIQVSYAIGVAEPTSIMVETFGTEKVATEQLTLLVREFFDLRPYGLIQMMDLLQPIYKETAAYGHFGREHFPWEKTDKAAQLREAAGL, translated from the coding sequence ATGGCTAAACACCTTTTTACGTCTGAGTCCGTATCAGAAGGACATCCTGATAAAATCGCTGACCAAATTTCTGACGCCGTGCTGGACGCCATCCTTGAACAGGATCCGAAAGCACGCGTGGCCTGCGAAACATACGTGAAAACCGGTATGGTGCTGGTTGGCGGTGAAATCACCACCAGCGCATGGGTTGATATCGAAGAGATCACCCGTAATACCGTTCGTGAAATCGGCTATGTTCATTCCGATATGGGCTTTGATGCCAATTCCTGTGCGGTACTGAGCGCCATCGGTAAACAGTCTCCCGACATCAACCAGGGCGTTGATCGTACCGATCCGCTGGAGCAGGGAGCCGGTGACCAGGGCCTGATGTTTGGCTACGCCACCAACGAAACTGATGTGCTGATGCCTGCGCCGGTCACCTACGCGCACCGTCTGGTACAGCGTCAGGCTGAAGTGCGTAAAAATGGCACCCTGCCGTGGCTGCGTCCGGACGCGAAGAGCCAGATCACTTTCCAGTACGATGGCGGCAAGATTGTCGGTATCGACGCTGTCGTCCTGTCAACTCAGCATGCTGAAGACATTTCTCAGGCTGACCTGCGTGAAGCCGTGATGGAAGAGATCATCAAGCCGGTTCTGCCGACTGAGTGGATCAACGCCAGCACCAAATACCATATCAACCCGACTGGCCGTTTCGTTATCGGTGGCCCGATGGGCGACTGCGGTCTGACCGGTCGTAAAATCATCGTTGATACCTACGGCGGCATGGCTCGTCACGGTGGCGGTGCATTCTCCGGTAAAGATCCATCAAAAGTTGACCGTTCTGCGGCTTACGCGGCGCGTTATGTGGCGAAAAACATCGTTGCGGCCGGTCTGGCTGACCGTTGTGAGATCCAGGTTTCCTACGCAATTGGCGTGGCTGAACCGACCTCCATCATGGTGGAAACCTTCGGCACCGAGAAAGTGGCAACCGAACAGCTGACCCTGCTGGTACGCGAGTTCTTCGACCTGCGTCCTTACGGCCTGATTCAGATGATGGATCTGCTCCAGCCAATCTACAAAGAGACTGCTGCTTACGGTCACTTTGGTCGCGAACACTTCCCGTGGGAAAAAACCGACAAAGCTGCACAGCTGCGTGAAGCTGCCGGCCTGTAA
- the gshB gene encoding glutathione synthase, which yields MIKLGIVMDPISSINIKKDTSFAMLLEAQRRGYEIHYMEMSDLSLRGGVTYARTRLLSVEQNYDKWYEFGSEQEIKLADLNVVLMRKDPPFDTEFIYATYLLERAEEQGTLIVNKPQSLRDCNEKLYTAWFADLTPDTLVTRSKEKLRAFWQEHGDVILKPLDGMGGASIFRVKQDDPNFGVITETLTNHGQNFCMAQNYLPAIKDGDKRVLVVDGEPVPYCLARIPQGGETRGNLAAGGRGEARPLSDSDWEIARRVGPTLKAKGLIFVGLDIIGDKLTEVNVTSPTCVREIEAAFPISITGMLMDAIEKRLG from the coding sequence ATGATTAAGCTTGGCATCGTTATGGACCCGATTTCGTCCATCAACATTAAAAAAGACACCAGCTTCGCCATGTTGCTGGAAGCACAGCGCCGTGGTTACGAAATTCACTACATGGAGATGAGCGATCTCTCCCTGCGCGGCGGCGTCACTTATGCGCGCACGCGTCTGCTCAGCGTGGAACAAAACTACGACAAATGGTACGAATTTGGCAGCGAGCAGGAGATCAAACTGGCCGATCTCAACGTGGTGCTGATGCGCAAAGATCCGCCGTTTGATACCGAGTTCATTTACGCCACCTATCTGCTGGAACGCGCGGAAGAACAAGGCACGCTGATCGTGAACAAACCGCAGAGCCTGCGCGATTGTAACGAAAAACTGTACACCGCCTGGTTTGCTGATTTAACCCCGGACACCCTGGTCACCCGCAGCAAAGAGAAACTGCGCGCGTTCTGGCAGGAACACGGTGATGTGATCCTGAAACCGCTGGACGGCATGGGCGGCGCATCGATCTTCCGCGTGAAGCAGGATGATCCTAACTTTGGCGTGATCACCGAAACCCTGACCAACCACGGCCAGAACTTCTGCATGGCACAAAATTACCTGCCAGCGATTAAAGACGGTGATAAACGTGTACTGGTCGTGGATGGTGAACCCGTCCCGTACTGCCTGGCGCGTATCCCGCAGGGTGGCGAAACCCGTGGTAACCTCGCCGCAGGTGGACGTGGCGAAGCACGCCCGCTGAGCGACAGCGACTGGGAAATTGCCCGCCGTGTTGGCCCGACGCTGAAAGCAAAAGGGTTGATTTTTGTCGGTCTCGATATCATCGGTGATAAACTGACTGAAGTGAACGTAACCAGCCCGACCTGCGTGCGTGAAATTGAAGCCGCTTTCCCAATCTCCATCACCGGTATGCTGATGGATGCGATTGAGAAACGTCTGGGCTAA
- a CDS encoding EAL domain-containing protein codes for MQQQYVFILEPVYGLSGKLIAWELLTRFADDADINHERNSARDSGFFSHLSTEEKWQIFLLQVEHLEQLYRTDFQQVISVNINRDIVTRIFTDEKVQQKLELLPFFRFEISAFFIARYTRADLLILKGLAKIAPLWLDDFGPGYSNLTMMSSGIFECVKIDKAFFWKYGENHIFDILLGHLNDLCSGVIVEGVETQRHVELLENKAIYGMQGYLWPGAYLNDFIDKSWRGSGSANLSGKQICQKKSLRSFM; via the coding sequence ATGCAACAGCAATACGTCTTCATATTAGAACCGGTATACGGTTTATCAGGCAAGCTCATTGCCTGGGAATTACTGACGCGTTTTGCCGACGATGCTGATATTAACCACGAGCGTAATTCCGCCAGAGATTCTGGTTTTTTCAGCCACTTATCGACGGAAGAAAAATGGCAGATATTCCTGTTGCAGGTTGAACATCTGGAACAACTTTATCGTACAGATTTCCAGCAGGTCATTAGCGTAAACATTAACAGAGATATTGTTACCCGCATCTTTACGGACGAGAAAGTCCAGCAAAAACTGGAGCTGTTGCCTTTTTTTCGCTTCGAAATATCGGCATTTTTCATTGCCCGGTATACGCGTGCAGATTTGTTAATTTTAAAAGGTTTAGCAAAAATCGCCCCTTTATGGCTCGATGATTTTGGTCCGGGATATTCCAATCTGACCATGATGAGTAGCGGAATATTTGAATGCGTCAAGATCGATAAAGCCTTTTTTTGGAAATATGGCGAAAATCACATATTTGACATTCTGTTAGGCCATCTCAACGATTTATGCAGTGGCGTCATTGTTGAGGGGGTTGAAACCCAACGCCATGTTGAACTGCTGGAAAATAAAGCCATCTATGGCATGCAGGGATACCTCTGGCCTGGTGCTTATCTTAATGATTTTATTGATAAGTCATGGAGAGGTTCTGGCTCGGCAAACCTTTCTGGAAAACAGATATGCCAAAAAAAGAGTTTAAGGAGTTTCATGTAG
- the ruvX gene encoding Holliday junction resolvase RuvX, translating to MASETLLGFDFGTKSIGVAVGQQLTGTARALTALKAQDGTPDWNQIERLLKEWQPDYVVVGLPLNMDGTEQELTARARKFANRLHGRFGVRVELQDERLSTVEARAGLFERGGYRALQKGRVDAQSAVIILEDWFDNH from the coding sequence ATGGCCAGTGAAACACTGCTGGGCTTTGATTTCGGCACCAAAAGCATTGGTGTAGCCGTCGGCCAACAGCTGACGGGCACCGCACGCGCGCTGACCGCGTTAAAAGCACAGGACGGCACGCCAGACTGGAACCAGATCGAGCGTCTGCTGAAAGAGTGGCAGCCCGATTACGTGGTGGTTGGGCTGCCGTTAAATATGGATGGCACCGAACAGGAACTGACGGCGCGCGCCCGTAAATTTGCCAATCGTCTGCATGGCCGGTTTGGCGTGCGTGTCGAGTTGCAGGATGAACGCCTCAGCACCGTTGAAGCGCGCGCCGGTTTGTTCGAGCGTGGCGGCTACCGCGCCCTGCAAAAAGGACGGGTTGATGCGCAATCGGCGGTGATCATCCTTGAGGATTGGTTCGACAATCACTGA
- the rsmE gene encoding 16S rRNA (uracil(1498)-N(3))-methyltransferase yields the protein MRIPRIFHPESLAVDSEIFLDEDAANHVGRVLRMSTGQRLELFDGSNLTFAAEITQADKKRVQVRVLASLLDDRESPLHLHLGQVMSRGEKMEFTIQKSIELGVNVITPLFSERCGVKLDAERLAKKIQQWQKIAIAACEQCGRNRVPEIRAAMTLEAWCAEADDGLKLNLHPRASHSINTLPLPVERIRLLIGPEGGLSSDEISMTSQHGFTDILLGPRVLRTETTALTAITALQVRFGDLG from the coding sequence ATGCGTATACCTCGCATTTTTCACCCCGAATCACTGGCTGTAGACAGTGAGATTTTCCTCGACGAAGACGCCGCCAACCACGTCGGGCGCGTGCTGCGCATGAGCACCGGCCAGCGCCTTGAGTTGTTTGATGGCAGTAATCTGACTTTTGCCGCCGAAATCACCCAGGCCGATAAAAAGCGTGTACAAGTAAGAGTCCTTGCAAGCCTTCTGGATGACCGTGAATCACCGCTGCATCTGCATCTCGGCCAGGTGATGTCGCGTGGTGAAAAGATGGAATTCACTATCCAGAAATCGATCGAGCTTGGCGTCAACGTCATTACGCCCTTGTTTTCTGAACGCTGCGGCGTAAAGCTGGATGCGGAACGTCTGGCGAAGAAAATTCAGCAATGGCAAAAAATCGCAATTGCCGCCTGTGAGCAGTGCGGCCGTAATCGTGTGCCGGAAATTCGGGCAGCGATGACGCTGGAGGCGTGGTGCGCTGAAGCGGATGACGGTCTAAAACTTAATTTGCACCCGCGCGCCAGCCACAGTATCAACACGCTGCCGCTGCCGGTGGAACGCATCCGTCTGCTGATTGGCCCGGAAGGCGGCCTGTCATCAGACGAAATTAGCATGACGTCGCAGCATGGTTTTACCGATATTCTGCTGGGACCACGCGTGCTGCGCACCGAAACCACCGCTCTCACCGCCATTACGGCACTTCAGGTGAGGTTTGGTGACCTCGGTTAA
- the speA gene encoding biosynthetic arginine decarboxylase — protein sequence MSDDMKNIKGSSAGEQGVLRSMQEVAMNDQEASRMLRTYNIAWWGNNYYDVNELGHISVCPDPDMPEVRVDLAKLVKEREADGQRLPALFCFPQILQHRLRSINGAFKRARESYGYKGDYFLVYPIKVNQHKRVIESLVNSGEPLGLEAGSKAELMAVLAHAGKTRTVIVCNGYKDREYIRLALIGEKLGHKVYLVIEKMTEVRLVLEEAERLNVVPRLGIRARLASQGSGKWQSSGGEKSKFGLSATQVLQLVEIMRKAGRIDSLQLLHFHLGSQMANIRDIATGVRESARFYVELAKLGVNIKCFDVGGGLGVDYEGTRSQSDCSVNYGLNEYANNVIWAIGDACEENGLEHPTVITESGRAVTAHHTVLVSNIIGVERNEFSTPVAPDVDAPRPIQSLWDTWQEMHEPNVRRSLREWLHDSQMDLFDIHTGYSSGTYDLRQRAWAEQLYLSICHYIQQHLDPSNRAHRPIIDELQERMADKIYVNFSLFQSMPDAWGIDQLFPVLPLEGLNKMPQRRAVLLDITCDSDGTIDHYVDGDGIATTMPMPEYDVDNPPMLGFFMVGAYQEILGNMHNLFGDTEAVDVFAFPDGSVEVQLSDEGDTVADMLQYVQLNPAELMTLFRNQVKQTDIDEELRAQFLEEFESGLYGYTYLEDE from the coding sequence ATGTCTGACGACATGAAGAATATCAAGGGTTCGTCAGCAGGCGAACAGGGTGTACTCCGCTCCATGCAGGAGGTGGCGATGAACGACCAGGAAGCGAGCAGAATGCTGCGCACCTACAATATTGCCTGGTGGGGCAATAACTATTACGACGTGAACGAATTGGGCCACATTAGCGTGTGCCCGGACCCGGACATGCCGGAAGTTCGCGTCGATCTCGCTAAGCTGGTGAAAGAGCGTGAAGCCGATGGCCAGCGCCTGCCTGCGCTGTTCTGCTTCCCGCAGATTCTGCAACATCGCCTGCGCTCGATTAACGGTGCCTTTAAACGCGCGCGTGAATCTTATGGCTATAAAGGTGATTACTTCCTGGTTTATCCGATTAAGGTTAACCAGCACAAACGCGTGATCGAATCGCTGGTCAACTCCGGCGAGCCGCTGGGTCTGGAAGCCGGTTCCAAAGCGGAACTGATGGCGGTGCTGGCACACGCTGGTAAGACGCGTACGGTGATCGTCTGTAACGGCTATAAAGATCGCGAATATATTCGCCTGGCGCTGATTGGTGAGAAGCTCGGTCACAAAGTGTACCTGGTAATCGAAAAGATGACCGAGGTGCGACTGGTGCTGGAAGAAGCCGAACGTCTCAACGTGGTACCGCGTCTGGGTATCCGTGCGCGCCTGGCGTCACAGGGCTCCGGTAAATGGCAGTCGAGCGGTGGCGAGAAATCTAAGTTTGGTCTGTCGGCCACGCAGGTATTGCAGCTGGTTGAGATCATGCGCAAGGCCGGTCGAATCGACAGCCTGCAACTGCTGCATTTCCACCTCGGTTCACAGATGGCCAACATTCGCGATATCGCCACCGGCGTGCGCGAATCGGCACGCTTCTATGTGGAGCTGGCGAAACTGGGCGTCAACATTAAATGCTTTGATGTGGGCGGCGGTCTTGGGGTGGACTATGAAGGCACGCGCTCGCAGTCGGATTGCTCGGTTAACTATGGCCTGAATGAATACGCCAATAATGTCATCTGGGCGATTGGTGATGCCTGTGAAGAGAATGGTCTGGAGCATCCGACGGTGATTACCGAATCCGGTCGTGCGGTGACTGCGCATCATACGGTACTGGTTTCCAACATTATCGGGGTCGAACGTAACGAATTCAGCACGCCAGTCGCGCCGGATGTCGATGCGCCGCGTCCAATTCAGAGTCTGTGGGATACCTGGCAGGAGATGCACGAACCTAACGTGCGTCGTTCGCTGCGTGAGTGGCTGCACGACAGCCAGATGGACCTGTTCGACATCCATACCGGTTATTCGTCGGGTACTTATGATCTGCGCCAGCGCGCCTGGGCCGAGCAGTTGTATCTCAGCATCTGTCATTATATTCAGCAGCATCTCGATCCGAGCAATCGTGCGCATCGCCCGATTATCGATGAGCTGCAGGAGCGTATGGCGGACAAGATTTACGTCAACTTCTCACTGTTCCAGTCGATGCCGGATGCCTGGGGTATCGATCAGCTGTTCCCGGTACTGCCGCTGGAAGGGCTGAACAAAATGCCGCAGCGTCGCGCGGTGCTGCTCGATATCACCTGTGACTCCGATGGCACCATCGACCACTACGTGGACGGTGATGGTATCGCCACCACCATGCCGATGCCGGAATACGATGTCGACAACCCACCGATGCTGGGCTTCTTTATGGTGGGTGCCTATCAGGAAATCCTTGGCAACATGCATAACCTGTTTGGTGATACTGAGGCCGTGGATGTGTTTGCCTTCCCGGATGGCAGTGTCGAAGTGCAGTTGTCAGATGAAGGCGATACCGTCGCTGATATGCTGCAGTATGTACAGCTGAACCCGGCTGAGCTGATGACGTTGTTCCGTAATCAGGTTAAGCAGACCGATATCGACGAAGAACTGCGTGCGCAGTTCCTTGAAGAATTCGAGAGCGGCTTGTATGGCTATACCTACCTTGAAGACGAATAA
- a CDS encoding YqgE/AlgH family protein: MNLQHHFLIAMPSLQDPFFKRSVVYICEHNEDGAMGLIINKPMDNLTVEGILKKLKISPSDRDPAIRLDKPVFAGGPLAEDRGFILHSAQRIYSSSIRISDTTVITTSRDVLEAIGSTSQPENVLVALGYCAWEKDQLENELLENAWLTTPASTNILFQTPIAERWREAAKCLGVDIHNMTNDAGHA; this comes from the coding sequence ATGAATTTACAGCATCATTTTTTGATTGCGATGCCATCCCTACAGGATCCCTTCTTCAAACGCTCGGTGGTCTACATTTGCGAGCATAACGAAGACGGTGCCATGGGCTTAATCATCAACAAGCCAATGGATAATCTGACGGTTGAAGGCATCCTTAAAAAGCTCAAAATCAGCCCATCAGATCGCGATCCGGCCATCAGGCTGGATAAACCGGTATTCGCTGGCGGCCCGCTGGCGGAGGACCGCGGCTTTATTCTGCACTCTGCTCAGCGCATCTATTCATCCAGCATCCGCATCTCCGACACCACCGTGATTACCACTTCACGAGATGTGCTCGAAGCCATTGGCAGCACCTCCCAGCCGGAGAACGTGCTGGTGGCGTTGGGTTACTGTGCCTGGGAGAAGGATCAGCTGGAAAATGAATTGCTGGAAAATGCGTGGCTGACGACGCCAGCGTCCACCAATATCCTGTTCCAGACACCGATCGCAGAGCGCTGGCGTGAAGCTGCAAAATGCCTGGGCGTGGATATCCATAATATGACCAACGATGCAGGGCACGCCTGA